A section of the Clostridium sp. TW13 genome encodes:
- a CDS encoding NAD(P)/FAD-dependent oxidoreductase, whose product MKYDLVVVGGGPAGLAAAYEAYEQGIKSILIIERDKELGGILNQCIHNGFGLHTFNEELTGPEYAARFIDLIKNTNIEVKLDTMVLNIEDKTIHAINSEDGYISIEASSIVLAMGCRERTRGAINIPGDRASGIFTAGAAQRYINVEGYMVGKEVVILGSGDIGLIMARRMTLEGAKVKAVVELMPYSNGLNRNIVQCLEDYDIPLYLSHTIIDVEGKTRLNKVVIAKVDDRRKPIKGTEKEISCDTLLLSVGLIPENELTKNAGIVLDRRTNGAVVNESMETSKEGIFACGNVVHVHDLVDFVTEESRRAGKNAAKYIKNQLKSGDCIEVVNGDKVNYTVPQKINVSNIEDKVTIFLRVNNVYTNKKLVVKSGEDIIAEFKKSHLAPSEMEKILLTKEQVEKAKSVIEISVVDGE is encoded by the coding sequence ATGAAATATGATTTAGTAGTTGTTGGTGGTGGGCCAGCTGGTCTTGCCGCAGCTTATGAGGCTTATGAACAAGGTATAAAAAGTATATTAATTATAGAAAGAGATAAGGAGCTTGGAGGAATATTAAACCAATGTATTCATAATGGTTTTGGTCTGCACACATTTAATGAGGAATTGACAGGTCCTGAATATGCAGCAAGATTTATTGATTTAATTAAAAATACCAATATTGAAGTTAAGTTGGATACCATGGTACTTAATATAGAGGATAAAACAATTCATGCTATAAATTCAGAGGACGGCTATATTAGCATAGAAGCCAGCAGCATAGTGCTTGCTATGGGATGTAGAGAGCGTACAAGAGGAGCAATAAACATACCAGGGGATAGAGCTTCAGGTATATTTACTGCAGGAGCTGCGCAAAGATATATTAATGTGGAAGGATACATGGTTGGCAAGGAAGTTGTGATTCTTGGTTCAGGAGATATTGGACTTATTATGGCAAGAAGAATGACACTTGAAGGTGCCAAAGTGAAGGCCGTGGTAGAGCTTATGCCGTATTCTAATGGCTTGAACAGAAACATTGTTCAATGCTTAGAAGACTATGATATTCCTTTATATCTTTCTCATACAATTATTGATGTAGAAGGAAAAACCAGATTAAATAAGGTAGTTATTGCGAAGGTTGATGATAGAAGAAAACCTATTAAGGGAACTGAAAAAGAAATTTCTTGTGACACTTTATTATTATCAGTAGGATTAATTCCCGAAAATGAACTTACTAAGAATGCAGGAATTGTGCTAGATAGAAGAACTAATGGTGCAGTGGTAAATGAAAGTATGGAAACTTCAAAAGAAGGAATCTTTGCATGTGGTAATGTTGTTCATGTTCATGATTTGGTGGATTTTGTTACAGAGGAATCAAGAAGAGCTGGTAAAAATGCAGCAAAGTATATTAAGAATCAATTAAAAAGTGGAGATTGTATTGAAGTTGTAAATGGTGACAAGGTAAATTATACAGTGCCACAAAAAATAAATGTTAGTAACATAGAAGATAAGGTTACAATTTTTCTTAGAGTAAATAATGTATATACAAATAAAAAATTAGTAGTAAAAAGTGGAGAAGATATTATTGCTGAATTTAAGAAATCTCATCTTGCACCTTCTGAAATGGAGAAAATTTTACTTACTAAGGAACAAGTAGAGAAAGCAAAATCAGTTATAGAAATTTCTGTAGTGGATGGTGAGTAA
- a CDS encoding DUF1667 domain-containing protein → MEKELICICCPKGCHLKVDLENKKVSGNGCPRGQKYGIDEVTNPVRVVTSTVKVVNGIQKVVPVKTDKPISKNLTFKCIEEINKVEIKAPVTIGQIIIKNVLESGANVIATKSID, encoded by the coding sequence ATGGAAAAAGAACTAATTTGTATTTGTTGCCCAAAGGGATGTCATCTTAAAGTAGATTTAGAAAATAAGAAGGTAAGTGGCAATGGATGTCCGAGGGGACAGAAGTACGGTATTGATGAGGTTACAAATCCGGTTAGAGTAGTTACAAGTACTGTCAAAGTAGTAAATGGAATTCAAAAGGTTGTTCCTGTAAAGACTGATAAGCCTATTTCTAAAAATTTAACCTTTAAATGTATTGAGGAAATTAATAAGGTAGAAATAAAGGCACCAGTCACTATAGGTCAAATAATTATTAAGAATGTATTGGAATCAGGAGCTAATGTGATTGCTACTAAAAGCATAGATTAA
- a CDS encoding DegV family protein, with protein MGIKIVTDSTSYIPQDIKEEYDIRITSLNFVFGKESVREVDIDNSTFYKEMEEKGEIPTSSQPSIDELYKVFEEIVANGDDILAIFISSDMSGTYSSAHLAKNLILEKYPQANIEIQDSRTNCMQMGFQAIEAAKVAKNNGSMDEVLKRAEWVRDNSKFIFAPETLTYLKKGGRIGGAAAFLGTIFQIKPILTVEDGKTTVFDKVRTKKKAIDRFLNHLVEINESKGIGEVVVHHINAEEEGRQIALRIKELLNIDATVCSIGPVIGLHVGPGTTGVTYFTKE; from the coding sequence ATGGGAATAAAAATTGTTACAGACAGTACAAGTTATATACCACAAGATATAAAAGAGGAATATGATATTAGGATAACTTCTCTTAACTTCGTTTTTGGGAAGGAAAGTGTAAGAGAAGTAGATATAGATAACAGCACCTTTTATAAAGAGATGGAGGAAAAAGGAGAAATTCCTACCTCATCTCAACCGAGTATAGATGAATTATATAAAGTTTTTGAAGAAATAGTTGCTAATGGAGATGATATTTTAGCTATTTTTATATCTTCAGATATGAGTGGCACATACTCAAGCGCTCATTTAGCAAAAAATTTAATACTGGAAAAATATCCTCAAGCCAACATAGAGATACAAGATTCGCGCACCAACTGTATGCAGATGGGATTTCAAGCAATAGAAGCAGCAAAAGTTGCAAAGAATAATGGTAGCATGGATGAAGTATTAAAAAGAGCTGAATGGGTAAGAGATAATAGTAAGTTTATATTTGCGCCTGAAACTCTAACATACTTAAAAAAAGGTGGAAGAATTGGTGGTGCAGCTGCATTTTTAGGCACTATTTTTCAAATTAAACCTATATTGACAGTGGAAGACGGTAAAACTACTGTCTTTGATAAGGTAAGAACAAAGAAAAAAGCTATAGATAGATTTTTAAATCATTTAGTAGAAATCAATGAAAGTAAGGGTATAGGTGAAGTAGTAGTTCATCATATTAATGCAGAAGAAGAAGGAAGACAAATAGCATTAAGGATAAAAGAATTGTTAAATATTGATGCGACAGTGTGTTCTATAGGACCAGTTATAGGATTGCATGTGGGGCCAGGAACTACTGGGGTAACATATTTTACTAAAGAATAA
- a CDS encoding DEAD/DEAH box helicase, with the protein MEKEINFKQYNLSKEVLKAIDLLGYKKPSKVQSEVIPLILNNKDIIAKSQTGSGKTAAFGIPLCERIQWEENKPQALVLTPTRELCVQVKEDISNIGKFKRVKCTAVFGKQPFSIQARELKQRTHVVVGTPGRTLDHIKRETLSLEKIEYLVIDEADEMLNMGFIEQVGEIIDLLPKKRVTLLFSATMPEEILSLCTKYMKNPSNIEIKSQALVTEKIKHRYFEVQENGKLDLLEKILIIDNPETCIMFCRTKDNVEKVCNFLKNRKYPCERLHGGMLQKDRLEVMQSFKRGEFPFLVATDVAARGIDVENITEVINVDIPLEKESYVHRIGRTGRAGKEGLATTFVTPFEDRFFTEIEEYISLKIEKDEEPKEKDVTLALEAFEERLREKPKAKQIKSDALKKDIMKIYLNGGKKKKIRAGDIVGAVCNIQGLTAEDIGIIDIQDNVSYVDILNGKGKIVLNGLRKTTIKGKPLKVQIAKD; encoded by the coding sequence ATGGAGAAAGAGATAAATTTTAAACAATACAATTTGAGTAAAGAAGTACTAAAAGCAATTGATTTACTTGGCTATAAAAAGCCTTCAAAAGTGCAGAGTGAAGTTATTCCTTTAATTTTGAATAATAAAGACATAATAGCAAAATCACAAACAGGTAGTGGTAAAACGGCTGCTTTTGGAATACCTTTATGTGAAAGAATTCAATGGGAAGAAAATAAACCTCAAGCATTAGTTTTAACACCTACAAGAGAACTATGTGTTCAAGTTAAGGAAGACATTTCTAACATAGGCAAATTCAAAAGAGTTAAATGTACTGCTGTATTTGGAAAGCAGCCTTTTAGTATTCAAGCTAGGGAATTAAAGCAAAGAACTCATGTTGTTGTGGGAACACCAGGAAGAACTTTGGATCATATTAAAAGAGAAACTTTGAGTTTAGAAAAAATAGAATATCTAGTAATTGATGAAGCTGATGAAATGCTTAATATGGGATTTATCGAGCAAGTAGGTGAAATAATAGACTTATTACCCAAAAAGAGAGTTACTTTATTATTTTCAGCAACTATGCCTGAAGAAATATTATCGCTTTGCACGAAGTATATGAAAAATCCAAGTAACATAGAAATTAAATCACAAGCTCTAGTTACTGAGAAAATTAAGCATAGATATTTTGAAGTACAAGAAAATGGTAAGTTAGACTTATTAGAAAAGATATTAATTATAGATAATCCAGAAACTTGTATTATGTTTTGCAGAACAAAAGATAATGTAGAGAAGGTATGCAACTTCTTAAAGAACAGAAAGTATCCTTGTGAAAGACTTCATGGCGGAATGTTGCAAAAAGATAGATTGGAAGTTATGCAAAGCTTCAAAAGAGGTGAATTTCCTTTCCTTGTGGCTACAGATGTAGCCGCTAGAGGTATAGATGTAGAAAATATAACTGAGGTTATTAATGTAGATATTCCTTTAGAAAAAGAAAGTTATGTTCATAGAATAGGCAGGACAGGACGTGCAGGTAAAGAAGGACTTGCGACGACATTTGTTACACCATTTGAGGATAGATTTTTTACTGAGATTGAAGAGTATATTAGTCTTAAAATTGAAAAAGACGAGGAGCCAAAGGAAAAGGATGTTACTTTAGCTTTAGAAGCTTTTGAAGAGAGGCTAAGAGAGAAGCCAAAAGCTAAGCAGATTAAATCAGATGCTTTAAAGAAAGATATAATGAAAATATATCTTAATGGAGGCAAAAAGAAGAAGATTAGAGCTGGAGATATAGTTGGAGCAGTTTGTAATATACAAGGACTTACTGCTGAAGACATAGGCATAATTGACATACAAGATAATGTATCTTATGTAGATATATTAAATGGCAAGGGCAAAATAGTATTGAATGGTTTAAGAAAAACTACAATCAAGGGTAAGCCATTAAAAGTACAAATTGCAAAAGATTAA